The following proteins are encoded in a genomic region of Oceaniferula marina:
- the pheS gene encoding phenylalanine--tRNA ligase subunit alpha, with the protein MKQEIETIQSDALAAIAAASDEKTLDDARVAFLGKKGRLTAAAAGMRHLSSEEKPVMGQLLNVARQAITSAIEEKQTALSELADQKSVEGIDLTLPGRALSGGGLHPLTQVKDDAIQTLRRMGFALADGPEIETEFHCFDALNTPADHPARNEKDTFYFDSGKLLRTHTSSVQIRTMEKAAPPVRIIAPGSAYRRDEIDATHLSVFNQLEGLYVDTDVKLSDLKGTLEFFLRSMFGDDTEVRFRPHFFPFTEPSFEIDIKLHAKGQEPKWIEIAGCGMVDPAVFASLCETRGDDVFDPDKVTGFAFGMGIDRLAMIKWGIKDIRLLIENDVRFLQQFA; encoded by the coding sequence ATGAAGCAGGAAATTGAAACCATCCAATCCGATGCCCTGGCTGCCATTGCTGCAGCGAGTGATGAAAAAACGCTCGATGATGCCCGAGTGGCCTTTCTCGGTAAGAAGGGGCGCCTGACCGCTGCGGCGGCAGGTATGCGTCATCTTTCCAGTGAGGAAAAGCCGGTGATGGGACAGCTGTTGAATGTCGCGCGGCAGGCGATTACTTCCGCTATCGAAGAAAAACAAACCGCACTCAGCGAGTTGGCGGATCAAAAATCGGTTGAAGGCATTGATTTGACTCTTCCCGGTCGCGCACTTTCCGGTGGCGGGCTGCATCCGCTGACCCAGGTTAAGGACGACGCGATCCAGACCTTGCGACGTATGGGGTTTGCTTTGGCTGATGGCCCGGAAATTGAGACTGAGTTTCATTGTTTTGATGCCTTGAACACGCCGGCAGATCACCCGGCCCGGAATGAAAAAGACACCTTTTACTTTGATAGTGGCAAGTTATTGCGCACCCACACTTCAAGTGTGCAGATCCGGACGATGGAAAAGGCGGCTCCTCCGGTGCGTATCATTGCTCCGGGCTCGGCTTACCGGCGCGACGAGATCGATGCAACCCACCTCTCTGTGTTCAACCAGTTAGAGGGTTTGTATGTTGATACGGATGTAAAATTGAGCGACCTCAAGGGAACCTTGGAGTTTTTCCTGCGTTCCATGTTTGGTGATGATACCGAGGTGCGCTTCCGCCCTCACTTCTTCCCCTTCACCGAGCCCAGTTTTGAGATTGATATCAAGCTGCATGCAAAAGGGCAGGAACCGAAATGGATTGAGATTGCCGGTTGCGGCATGGTTGATCCTGCGGTCTTTGCCTCTCTTTGTGAAACGCGGGGCGATGATGTGTTTGATCCCGACAAGGTGACAGGTTTTGCCTTTGGCATGGGGATTGACCGACTGGCAATGATCAAGTGGGGGATCAAGGACATCCGCTTGTTGATTGAAAACGACGTTCGCTTCTTACAGCAGTTCGCGTAG
- a CDS encoding Hsp33 family molecular chaperone HslO, producing MSEENTQSDNMQPVEDFTKVESIFVRERNCLMVRAQFTPIYTGYYLHLMEHQLRYANELDAALKDLMAVLTLHLTARPWAETIAWTANLRAPRVNYFVTGSSTGENITGRLFTEDVREPDRNLLYSQTLVAGHEPRTTTVHVESNDPIDWIEHYYQQSEQRPAKCFRLDDENYVLVAAQPDYDEEWFAALDAESVAKISEQEQTKLLETRKFQFNCGCSLERILPSLSSWKGKLDELFQGEDVIRVNCPRCGARYEVSREMLEDA from the coding sequence ATGAGTGAGGAAAATACGCAATCTGACAATATGCAACCTGTGGAAGACTTTACCAAGGTGGAGTCGATCTTTGTCCGCGAGCGCAACTGCCTCATGGTGAGGGCTCAGTTCACGCCTATTTACACAGGTTATTATCTTCATTTGATGGAGCATCAGTTGCGATATGCCAATGAGTTGGATGCGGCTTTGAAGGATTTGATGGCGGTGTTGACGCTGCATTTGACGGCGCGTCCGTGGGCTGAAACCATTGCCTGGACTGCCAATTTACGGGCGCCGCGAGTGAATTATTTTGTAACGGGCAGCAGCACTGGTGAAAACATCACCGGTCGGCTCTTTACTGAGGATGTCCGTGAGCCCGATCGCAATTTGCTGTATAGTCAGACATTGGTTGCCGGCCATGAGCCGCGAACAACGACCGTGCACGTTGAGAGTAATGATCCGATCGATTGGATTGAGCATTATTACCAGCAGAGCGAACAGCGGCCGGCCAAGTGTTTCCGGCTCGATGACGAAAATTATGTGTTGGTGGCCGCTCAGCCTGACTACGATGAAGAGTGGTTTGCCGCTTTGGATGCTGAGTCCGTAGCGAAGATAAGCGAGCAGGAGCAAACCAAATTGCTCGAAACGCGCAAATTCCAATTCAATTGCGGTTGTAGTCTGGAGCGAATTTTGCCGAGTCTGAGTTCCTGGAAGGGGAAGTTGGATGAGCTCTTTCAAGGGGAGGATGTCATCAGGGTGAATTGTCCGCGCTGTGGTGCCCGCTACGAGGTGTCTCGTGAGATGCTCGAAGATGCCTAG
- a CDS encoding Hsp20/alpha crystallin family protein: protein MNMINHYPLNNGLLSDFDRMINRAFGAESNPCCDSDTSCSKSIESQSQDEDGWKLRLELPGFRKGEVKVSADEEYLTVRAETEDEARSFLTTQERRIRISEEVNTSGIQAKLEDGILFLEIPRRVKEKPVDIVIS, encoded by the coding sequence ATGAATATGATAAATCATTACCCGCTGAACAATGGATTACTCTCTGATTTTGATCGGATGATTAACCGCGCTTTTGGTGCTGAATCGAACCCCTGTTGTGATTCGGATACCTCTTGCTCGAAGTCGATTGAATCCCAGAGTCAGGATGAGGATGGTTGGAAACTACGACTTGAGTTGCCAGGTTTTCGTAAGGGAGAGGTGAAAGTGAGTGCCGACGAGGAATACTTGACGGTCAGAGCCGAAACCGAGGATGAAGCCCGCTCATTTCTTACGACGCAAGAGCGACGGATTCGGATCTCGGAGGAGGTGAATACCTCGGGTATTCAGGCCAAGCTTGAGGATGGCATTCTTTTTTTAGAAATTCCGCGTCGGGTGAAAGAAAAACCGGTCGATATCGTAATTAGCTAG
- the rplT gene encoding 50S ribosomal protein L20 translates to MPRATNSPASRKRRKRVLRRAKGFRGFRSKLYKYAKDAVRKARQYEYRDRKKRKGQFRRLWIQRISAATRAQDITYSRFIEGLKAANIEVDRKILADLAVHDIDAFNGIVDQSKAALAAKAA, encoded by the coding sequence ATGCCAAGAGCAACCAATAGCCCAGCCAGTCGCAAGCGCCGGAAACGCGTCCTTAGACGTGCCAAAGGCTTCCGCGGCTTCCGCTCGAAACTCTACAAGTATGCCAAGGACGCCGTCCGTAAGGCACGCCAGTATGAGTATCGTGACCGTAAAAAGCGTAAGGGACAGTTCCGTCGTCTGTGGATCCAGCGTATCAGCGCTGCCACTCGCGCCCAGGACATCACCTATTCTCGCTTTATCGAAGGCCTTAAGGCCGCAAACATCGAGGTAGACCGCAAGATTCTTGCAGACCTCGCTGTTCACGACATCGATGCATTTAACGGTATCGTTGACCAGTCCAAGGCCGCGCTTGCTGCCAAGGCTGCTTAA
- the rpmI gene encoding 50S ribosomal protein L35: MAKSKGTAKTRKAVAKRFKVTGTGKILRRKQGKRHILTKKNQKRKRNLGKATLVSEADLKAVRASLPFA; this comes from the coding sequence ATGGCCAAATCAAAAGGTACAGCAAAGACCCGGAAGGCCGTCGCTAAACGATTCAAAGTGACGGGCACAGGGAAGATTCTGCGCCGGAAGCAGGGAAAACGCCACATTCTTACCAAGAAAAACCAGAAGCGTAAGCGCAATCTGGGTAAGGCGACCCTCGTTTCCGAAGCAGATTTGAAAGCCGTTCGCGCTTCTCTTCCATTTGCCTAA